A genome region from Drosophila simulans strain w501 chromosome 2R, Prin_Dsim_3.1, whole genome shotgun sequence includes the following:
- the LOC6736167 gene encoding scavenger receptor class B member 1, which produces MSHTKDAEMPMPARQESDRTAAPSVPKSLTLNSTRSGVGTGNFGGYGMTNGAEKPSVLHMIMEALGLRNQAQNREPTSKDIGTLIMLGVMFLLFVISVTGFFVMWFTEYYNNTILENLILAENSDTANSWLNPDPKYDTLLKAHIFHYPNIDDYLAGRADKIKVVDVGPLTYQEHTVKDEVSFNKNFTVSFRDRKSYKFLPEKSSIGEHEVVRVPNVPLISAAGPVKRMKAFERLAVSTWIKQFKEPLFKELTVSEYLWGYEDSIIKLKSLGRGRRRFGLLMSRNGTSVDSVQLNTGEDDITKFSIITQFNGMPQLDYWEGDECNRIDGSEPSMFSPHLLQDRSTVNVFLQVLCRKVPLHFEKEVTIYNDIDVLRYRTPMDVFSHPSKNPANQCYCRNTELCLPSGVINATKCYGDAPIFPSFPHFFTGDPVLYQDFEGIEPDAAVHQTYADIHPRFGFPISGASRVQINIMLDKTPILRNQGGRLKNTTILPLMWIEITSGDFSEEVLHTLYLSTFGLNAIQQTLKYGTLLISVTSFSLIVAGVYYLNSRREEQLQESKTSAELEALNGGENIIVVHHIDMPVPLPVQEGGNHQGT; this is translated from the exons ATGTCACATACCAAAGATGCAGAGATGCCCATGCCAGCTCGGCAGGAATCTGATCGTACAGCGGCCCCATCCGTTCCTAAATCCCTCACTCTGAACTCCACACGGAGCGGGGTGGGCACGGGAAACTTCGGGGGATACGGCATGACGAACGGGGCCGAGAAACCTTCTGTGCTGCACATGATAATGGAAGCCTTGGGTCTGCGCAATCAGGCTCAAAACCGCGAGCCAACATCCAAGGATATTGGAACGCTGATAA TGCTAGGCGTAATGTTTTTGCTCTTTGTAATCAGCGTGACCGGATTTTTCGTAATGTGGTTCACCGAATACTACAACAACACCATTCTGGAG AACCTGATCCTGGCCGAGAACTCGGACACCGCTAATAGTTGGCTTAACCCCGATCCTAAGTACGACACTTTGCTAAAGGCTCACATTTTTCACTACCCCAACATCGATGACTACTTAGCAGGGCGGGCTGATAAAATAAAGGTCGTGGATGTGGGACCTCTCACCTACCAGGAACACACTGTTAAAGATGAAGTTTCCTTTAACAAAAATTTCACTGTTAGCTTCAGG GACCGCAAGTCTTATAAGTTTCTCCCGGAAAAGTCGTCTATTGGGGAACACGAAGTGGTTCGGGTGCCCAATGTGCCGCTTATCTCTGCCGCCGGACCAGTTAAGCGCATGAAGGCCTTCGAACGCTTAGCTGTATCCACTTGGATCAAACAATTCAAGGAGCCTCTCTTTAAGGAGCTTACGGTTTCCGAATATCTCTGGGGTTATGAGGACAGCATTATCAAGTTGAAATCACTGGGCAGAGGCCGGCGACGATTTGGTCTTCTGATGAGC CGCAATGGGACTAGCGTGGATTCGGTCCAGCTTAACACAGGCGAGGACGACATCACCAAGTTCAGCATCATTACCCAGTTTAACGGCATGCCTCAGTTGGACTACTGGGAGGGCGATGAGTGCAATCGCATCGATGGCTCCGAGCCTTCTATGTTCTCACCGCATTTGCTGCAGGATCGCAGCACCGTTAATGTATTCCTCCAGGTGCTGTGCCGCAAGGTGCCGCTTCACTTCGAAAAAGAGGTTACCATCTACAACGACATTGATGTTCTGCGCTACCGGACGCCAATGGACGTCTTCAGCCATCCCTCCAAAAATCCTGCGAACCAGTGCTATTGTCGCAACACTGAACTGTGCTTGCCCAGCGGAGTTATCAACGCCACCAAGTGCTACGGAGATGCGCCCATTTTTCCCTCGTTCCCACATTTCTTCACGGGCGATCCGGTGCTGTACCAAGACTTTGAGGGTATTGAACCAGACGCAGCAGTGCATCAAACCTATGCCGACATCCATCCTCGATTCGGTTTTCCAATTAGCGGCGCGTCCCGTGTCCAGATAAACATAATGCTGGACAAGACGCCGATATTGAGAA atcaGGGCGGTAGATTGAAGAATACTACCATCCTTCCTCTTATGTGGATCGAGATTACGTCGGGAGACTTTTCCGAGGAGGTGCTCCACACGCTGTACTTAAGCACCTTTGGTCTAAATGCCATTCAGCAAACTCTTAAATACGGCACCCTGCTCATATCGGTGACATCGTTCAGCCTGATCGTAGCCGGCGTCTATTACCTGAACAGCAGGCGGGAGGAGCAGCTCCAGGAGAGCAAGACGTCCGCTGAGCTGGAGGCACTGAACGGCGGTGAGAACATCATCGTTGTGCACCACATTGACATGCCCGTTCCACTGCCCGTTCAAGAGGGGGGCAACCATCAGGGAACGTAA